AAGGCGGCTTAAAATTATGCGGCTTGCAATCTCAGGTTAAATCGATGTTTGAGCTGACTCGTCTGCATCGGGTTTTTGAAATTTTTCCCGGCACAGATGAAGCCCTGGCGAGCTTTTGAAACGATTGCTGGCGGCGTTACCCTGTTACAGGGTTAGCGCCGCTACAATGAGGAGAGCCTATTATGGAAAACCAGCTCGAAGTGGACATCAAAGTTCCGAACCAGACGAAGTATCTCAGTCTGATTGGAAAAATTGGTGAAGATGTCGCTTATACGTTGAAAAAATTCAACGATAACCGCGAAGAACTCGCCTACCATATCAACCTTGTTCTGACTGAGGCCATGGCAAACGCGATCAAGCATGCCAACCAGAATGATCCGAACAAGGATGTGCATATCAGTATTTCTCTGTCAGAGAACAAGTTATGTATTAAAGTTTACGATCAAGGGCAGGGATTTGATATCAGTGAGATTAAGAAAATCGAGGCTCATCCTGAAGATGAGCACGGACGTGGTATTTTTCTGATTCATGCCCTGATGGATACAGTGACCTACCGGCGCTGCTGTAACGGACATGTTCTAGAAATGAGCAAAACCCTTAACGGATCAGATCCGGCAGTTGCAGATGATGATCCATGCGCTGCCCCCCATCCCACTGATAAGCAATGAAACGGCAGCCAGCTCCGTCCGCGGCAGCCAGATCAAGCTCCGAATCGCCAATGAACGTCAGAGCGCGGGGGGCGATATTAAAGCGGCGCGCAACTTCCTGCAACATATCAGGATAGGGCTTTGGTCGTGCCACATCCTGATGGGTAACCACCTCTGTAAAAAAATCACTAAAGCCAAAATAATCAAGTATCCGTGGCATGCTGCTCCCCCGATTGGTGGCAATGGCCAGCGGAAATCGTCCGTGTAAAGCCGTCAACACCTCTCGAAGTCCCGGTTCAACGGTCAGCTGCGGGATAAACTGATCATAATCCACTTGCCCAGCAACGTGCAAAGCCTCTTCAAGGCGTTCTTCACCAAGTAATCCGGCAAACACCTGAGGGCTGGATCCGGTATGGCATAAGTGAGCGCGTTCTTTTTGCGTGCCATCGACATCCGGTTCACCAAAATAGCGCAGGATGACATTGTAATACGCCAAATTGGCCTGTCGGCTGTCGAACATCACGCCATCACAGTCATAAACAACAGCTCGGCAATCAGTCTTCATGTGTCCTCCTCGCGTTTATCCAGACAATCCCCAGAAGTCCGGCGAGGAACATTGGGATGGAGAGGAGCTGCCCCATACTTAACCCGGCCACCAGTGCTCCAAGATGAGCATCGGGCTGGCGAAAAAATTCTACAATAAAGCGAAACCCCGCGTAACCACAGATAAAGGTAAAAAAGACACTGCCAGCAGCTTTATTGAAGCGATAGACCAAAAGTAAAAGGCCTAGTAAAACAGGACCTTCAAGGAAAGCTTCATACAATTGACTCGGATGACGCGGCAGCGGCCCTGCGCCAGGAAAAACAACTGCCCAGGGAACCGTGGTCACCCGCCCCCATAATTCACCATTGATGAAATTCCCCAGACGACCGAAGAACAAGCCAAAACAAGATGAAACCACCAGAATATCGGCAACGAGCGCGACGGGGAGGTTCCTTTTATAACAGAAGTATAGTGCGGCAATCACAACACCGATCAGACCGCCGTGAAAACTCATCCCCCCCTCCCAGACAGAAAAAATCTTAGCCGGATTGTGCCAATAGAAAGAGGCATTGTAAAACAAGACATAGCCGAGACGTCCGCCAAGAACCACACCGAGAACACAAGCAAACAACAGGTCCGCAACGCTATCAGATGACATCACCAGATTCTGCCCTTGACGGGTCAATCGCCGGATCATGGCATAGGCACAGACAAACCCGGCAAGGTACATCAAACCGTACCAACGGACAGCAAAGGGACCGATCTGAAACGCAACAGGATCAATATCAGGATAGGCAATCATTGTTCTTCTTTCAGAAGGGACAGAATGCGATTAAAATCCTCCGGTAAGGGAGCTTCAAGATTCAAAGAATGCTGGCTGACCGGATGATCACACACCAAGTGGGAAGAGTGCAACATCGTCCGGGGTACAGCCAGTCCTTTTACCGAGATTTCACCCCCATACAACCTATCACCCAGAAGCGGTGCGCCAGCTTCAGAGAAATGGGCCCTGATCTGATGCATTCGTCCTGTTAGCAGTTCCACTTCAACCAACGCGTGGCCGGACATCCTGTGTAAAATCCGGTAGCGGGTATGAGCCTGTTTTCCTCCGTGCTCAACTGATTTTATGCGATTACTTTTCCGGTTTCTGGCCAATTGAGACACAAATTCACCTTGATCATCGAGTCCGGGATCTTGAACCAGCGCATGATAAACCTTTTTGACTCGTCGCGATTGCCAAAGTTCAGTCAGTGGCTTATGGGCACGTTTATGGATTGAAAAGATCATAACCCCGGAGGTTTCACGATCCAGTCGCTGAACCATCGCCAGTTCAGGCTTGTCAATAGGACGATAAGGATCCTTGAGAAAAGTCAGCAAGGCTTCATACAACGTCCCTTTATATCGTGCCGGCGTCGGTTGTGTTTCCACTCCGGAAGGTTTGTTGACGGCAAGCAGATAACGGTCACGATACAGGATATCCACATCACTGAGCCGAAACGGGTTCAGGGGCTGCGTGTCGCGGTAGACATCGACCTGATCACCTCGACGCAGAGAATAACTGCATTTGCGTACTCGGCAGCCATTGACATGCACCCCTCCAAGGTCGATCATCTTGCGTAATTCAGTTCGTGAAAACATCTCACATTCAGTAGCCAGCCAAAGATCAAGACGTCTCTCGCCTTCGATTTCCTTAACCAGAAAAGAGCCATGTCGTGATTTTTTATTCGTCATCACTTTTAATCATCATTTTTTTTTGACAAACATGTTTCGAGTGTTAGATTTATATTAAAACAACACTCTGGGGTGAGCGAGAAAAGATTTATGTCGCTTGACCAACACTATTTTATTTGGGAGTAACACAACATCGGTGAGCAAGCCTGAAAAACGATCAGGACGCCTGAAGAGGTTGATACAACTCCCCTCCTAAGACACGGTCAAGAACCTGTCTCAGCCGCCACCCCGGAGATGTTTAATACGCAAAAAGCCTCACAGTTGTGAGGCTTTTTGCGTATTAAACATCTCGTGACCGCGATTAGTCCAGAACATGTTTTTCCAGAACAAAACAGGTAAACTCTCCCGTAAAGACAGGTTTGTCATTGACCTTGACCATGCATTCGACCTGGTGTCTGTTTTTTTCAGTTGTGACAAGTACAGCGGTCGCAACAGCGACATCTCCGGCCCGGACAGGAGCCAGAAAGCGATTTTGTGAGGCACCAAGAACCACAGTCGGTTCATTGACGGCCAACATCGCAGCATAATCAGCCAATCCGAAAATAAATCCACCATGAACAAGGCCTTGTGGATCAGCGACCATGGACTCTAGGGTCACCAGCTCAACAATGGCTTTCCCTGGTTCAAGCGACAGAGGCCGACCAACAAGAGTCGGTGAAATGCACGCATGAGTCGTTGGAAGCATGGAATCAGTCATGACTAATCAAGATCTACACGCTCGCGCAGTTCTTTACCGGTTTTAAAAAAAGGAGTTTTCTTCGATGGAATATCGATCAGGTTGCCACTCTTGGGATTACGCGCCTGACGAGCTTCACGCTCACGAATGGAGAACGACCCGAAACCACGGATTTCAACGCGGTCTCCATTGATCAGAGCAGACCCAATGCTGTCAAAAATCGTATTGACCACCAGTTCAGATTCTTTTTTGTTCAACTCGGATGTCGATTCCATCAATCGTTCAATCAGTTGGCTTTTCGTCATTTTATTCTCCCCAATACAATAGCTCTCAATAGGTCTGAGATTGCGACCATAACAATTTCAAGCCCTGCGTGTCGGTCTTCAGCATCACCCGCTCTATCTCCGCAGCCGTACGGGTGATAAAATATTCAAGTAAATTCGGCTTGGGCTCGGCAGGATAAACCACATCCGGCGTGCCCTCAATCTGAGCAAGATCAGCTGCACATTGAATCGCAGCCTGTAAACCGCCCAGTTCATCAACAAGCCCTTTGGACAACGCCTGACGACCAGTAAAAATTCGCCCATCCGCCAATTGCAAAACCTCAGCTTTATCCAATTGACGACCTTCGCTGACCGCAGTCACAAACTGATCATGAACGTCATCAATCAGGCTCTGCAACAGCTCTTTTTCCTGACCGGTCATTTCTCGCATCGAAGAGCCGATATCTTTATGATCGCCACTCTTAACGACAGTCGTTTTGAGCCCGATCTTATCCATCAGGGCGATTACGTTGGTAAACTCCATGATGACGCCAATACTTCCGGTAATCGTACCTGGATTGGCATAAATGCGGCTTGCCGGAGCAGAAATATAATAGCCACCGGACGCGGCAACCGAGCCCATTGAAACAACAACGGGTTTCTCCGCTACAAGTCGCACCACTTCATCATAGATTTCCTGAGAGGGGCCGACGCCGCCACCAGGAGAATCGACGCGTAGGACGATGGCTTTGACAGCATGATTCTGACCAAAAT
This is a stretch of genomic DNA from uncultured Desulfuromonas sp.. It encodes these proteins:
- a CDS encoding ATP-binding protein, translated to MENQLEVDIKVPNQTKYLSLIGKIGEDVAYTLKKFNDNREELAYHINLVLTEAMANAIKHANQNDPNKDVHISISLSENKLCIKVYDQGQGFDISEIKKIEAHPEDEHGRGIFLIHALMDTVTYRRCCNGHVLEMSKTLNGSDPAVADDDPCAAPHPTDKQ
- a CDS encoding HAD family hydrolase is translated as MKTDCRAVVYDCDGVMFDSRQANLAYYNVILRYFGEPDVDGTQKERAHLCHTGSSPQVFAGLLGEERLEEALHVAGQVDYDQFIPQLTVEPGLREVLTALHGRFPLAIATNRGSSMPRILDYFGFSDFFTEVVTHQDVARPKPYPDMLQEVARRFNIAPRALTFIGDSELDLAAADGAGCRFIAYQWDGGQRMDHHLQLPDLIR
- the lgt gene encoding prolipoprotein diacylglyceryl transferase; amino-acid sequence: MIAYPDIDPVAFQIGPFAVRWYGLMYLAGFVCAYAMIRRLTRQGQNLVMSSDSVADLLFACVLGVVLGGRLGYVLFYNASFYWHNPAKIFSVWEGGMSFHGGLIGVVIAALYFCYKRNLPVALVADILVVSSCFGLFFGRLGNFINGELWGRVTTVPWAVVFPGAGPLPRHPSQLYEAFLEGPVLLGLLLLVYRFNKAAGSVFFTFICGYAGFRFIVEFFRQPDAHLGALVAGLSMGQLLSIPMFLAGLLGIVWINARRTHED
- a CDS encoding RluA family pseudouridine synthase, which translates into the protein MTNKKSRHGSFLVKEIEGERRLDLWLATECEMFSRTELRKMIDLGGVHVNGCRVRKCSYSLRRGDQVDVYRDTQPLNPFRLSDVDILYRDRYLLAVNKPSGVETQPTPARYKGTLYEALLTFLKDPYRPIDKPELAMVQRLDRETSGVMIFSIHKRAHKPLTELWQSRRVKKVYHALVQDPGLDDQGEFVSQLARNRKSNRIKSVEHGGKQAHTRYRILHRMSGHALVEVELLTGRMHQIRAHFSEAGAPLLGDRLYGGEISVKGLAVPRTMLHSSHLVCDHPVSQHSLNLEAPLPEDFNRILSLLKEEQ
- a CDS encoding hotdog domain-containing protein, whose protein sequence is MTDSMLPTTHACISPTLVGRPLSLEPGKAIVELVTLESMVADPQGLVHGGFIFGLADYAAMLAVNEPTVVLGASQNRFLAPVRAGDVAVATAVLVTTEKNRHQVECMVKVNDKPVFTGEFTCFVLEKHVLD
- a CDS encoding integration host factor subunit beta, producing MTKSQLIERLMESTSELNKKESELVVNTIFDSIGSALINGDRVEIRGFGSFSIREREARQARNPKSGNLIDIPSKKTPFFKTGKELRERVDLD
- the sppA gene encoding signal peptide peptidase SppA → MKKRPFAIAFAVFFVIFVLFAGIIMVMSSSRGGAQKFALTEKVGVIEVLGTITDSKAIVEQLIDFGQNHAVKAIVLRVDSPGGGVGPSQEIYDEVVRLVAEKPVVVSMGSVAASGGYYISAPASRIYANPGTITGSIGVIMEFTNVIALMDKIGLKTTVVKSGDHKDIGSSMREMTGQEKELLQSLIDDVHDQFVTAVSEGRQLDKAEVLQLADGRIFTGRQALSKGLVDELGGLQAAIQCAADLAQIEGTPDVVYPAEPKPNLLEYFITRTAAEIERVMLKTDTQGLKLLWSQSQTY